One window from the genome of Podospora pseudocomata strain CBS 415.72m chromosome 6, whole genome shotgun sequence encodes:
- a CDS encoding hypothetical protein (EggNog:ENOG503NV8J; COG:S): protein MDLGVDPSLVQLALHQAQSTLRVNKEALALIHELAAAKAQGTRPLKIYAMSNIAKEHMDIVQALPSFPWPVFDRIFTSFDAGMRKPDLSFYHHVIQETGCNPSTTLYLDDKSENICAGRLLGLRGEIVDPDQRTRAFNIVRNLLLEDASLRAERFLHMHAGKLDSVISMPGKDDIVLKDNFAQLMIWGLTGMEDIVYLTWPDGIITRGQEEADMMDTTSPTPISDASCSPSPAPSPSSSSTSPPSSPSPSLHHLEVKPTLWNYFTHSSPILTTTTFPPDIETTSIAYLTITPSHPNYHLLSPPSLIAEAMFAIRNKDGHFETYFSPDRHGRVSPEVCVSVLRCLNKFFSSGQIPGLPSLDVTDERIEPSKKLVADCLRYRANIYGNRFYPHPESFLYYLAMLCDECRDSSPKLCGELKGELEAALRERLNVPMNALALAMRVRAWQLLGLGRGFVQRDLESLLGMQEGDGGWPAGDFCSYGRVQKQRIGSRGWTTALVCRILRDWGM from the coding sequence ATGGATCTTGGTGTCGACCCGTCACTTGTTCAGCTAGCTCTACACCAAGCCCAGTCAACCTTGCGAGTCAACAAGGAAGCATTGGCTTTGATCCATGAGCTTGCCGCAGCAAAGGCACAGGGAACCCGCCCGCTCAAAATCTACGCCATGTCCAACATCGCCAAGGAACACATGGACATCGTCCAAGcgcttccttccttcccatgGCCCGTCTTTGACAGGatcttcacctccttcgACGCCGGCATGCGAAAGCCAGATCTTTCCTTCTATCACCATGTCATTCAAGAGACGGGCTgcaacccatccaccaccttgtaCCTGGATGACAAGTCCGAGAACATCTGTGCTGGACGACTGCTGGGTTTACGTGGAGAGATTGTAGACCCAGACCAGAGAACCCGAGCTTTCAACATTGTCAGGAACCTACTCCTGGAGGACGCCTCTCTCCGTGCTGAGCGTTTCCTGCACATGCACGCTGGAAAGCTTGACTCTGTCATCTCGATGCCGGGAAAGGACGATATCGTCTTGAAAGACAACTTTGCCCAGCTCATGATCTGGGGACTGACCGGCATGGAGGACATTGTGTACCTTACCTGGCCAGATGGTATTATTACCAGGGGCCAAGAAGAGGCAGACATGATGGACACCACAAGCCCCACCCCCATATCAGATGCTTCCTGctcaccctcacccgccccttcgccctcatcctcatccacatctcctccatcctcgccctccccttctttgcACCACCTCGAAGTCAAACCCACCCTCTGGAATTACTtcacccactcctcccccatcctaacaacaaccaccttcccTCCCGACATTGaaaccacctccatcgcctacctcaccatcaccccttcccaccccaaCTACCACCTCCTCTCGCCCCCATCTCTAATCGCAGAAGCGATGTTCGCCATTCGCAACAAGGACGGTCACTTCGAGACGTACTTCTCCCCCGACCGCCACGGCCGCGTAAGCCCAGAAGTCTGCGTCTCTGTCCTCCGCTGTCTGAACAAATTCTTCTCATCAGGCCAAATCCCTGGCCTCCCTAGTCTTGACGTCACCGACGAGAGGATCGAACCCTCGAAAAAATTGGTGGCGGATTGCCTTCGGTACCGGGCGAATATTTATGGGAATAGGTTCTACCCCCACCCAGAGAGTTTCTTGTACTACCTGGCCATGTTGTGTGATGAGTGCAGGGACTCCTCGCCGAAGTTGTGtggggagttgaagggggagctggaagctgcgttgagggagaggttgaatGTGCCTATGAATGCGCTTGCTTTGgcgatgagggtgagggcttGGCAGCttttggggctggggagggggtttgtgcAGAGGGATTTGGAGAGTTTGTTGGGGAtgcaggagggggatggggggtggcCGGCGGGGGATTTTTGTTCTTATGGACGGGTGCAGAAGCAGAGGATTGGCAGTAGGGGGTGGACTACTGCGCTGGTTTGCAGGATTTTGAGGGATTGGGGCATGtga
- a CDS encoding hypothetical protein (EggNog:ENOG503P4I8; COG:S) has translation MKLSSIFSLVGLVSQTTAITWNVSVGKNGLTFEPNEIRAGAGDIIQFIFWSRNHSVVAGEFTRPCIPRLTGGFWSGFFPTAVDTINSQLFRVQINSSEPFVFYCSQNNGQHCKNGMFGIINPGVTGITTLSSYRNLAAGAGNATSPRVPSFGGQIGENPNTSVPPSSSTSTSSAATSTVLTSTSTITSGTVTSATTITSTSTGSSTSTRTGNAAARTGAPVAALVVAGAAAMFFV, from the exons ATGAAACTCAGCAGCATCTTCAGCCTGGTGGGACTTGTTTCCCAGACCACCGCCATAACCTGGAACGTCTCGGTCGGCAAGAATGGCCTCACCTTTGAGCCCAACGAAATCCGAGCCGGAGCTGGCGATATTATTCAGTTCATCTTCTGGTCCAGAAACCACAGCGTGGTAGCGGGAGAGTTCACCAGGCCCTGTATCCCTCGTCTCACTGGCGGCTTTTGGTCAGGTTTCTTCCCCACTGCGGTAGATACCATCAAT TCCCAACTCTTCCGCGTCCAAATCAACAGCTCGGAACCATTCGTCTTTTACTGTTCTCAAAACAACGGCCAGCACTGCAAGAACGGCATGTTCGGCATCATTAACCCCGGCGTGACAGGCATCACCACTCTCTCCAGCTACCGAAACCTCGCCGCGGGGGCAGGCAACGCCACTTCGCCAAGGGTCCCTTCCTTTGGGGGCCAGATTGGGGAGAATCCCAACACTTCTGTGCCGCCGAGCTCGTCGACCTCGACTTCCTCTGCGGCGACAAGCACTGTTTTGACTAGCACAAGCACCATCACGAGCGGCACTGTGACTTCTGCTACGACTATCACCTCCACTAGCACTGGCAGCAGCACGTCAACGAGGACTGGAAATGCGGCTGCCAGGACGGGTGCACCTGTTGCGGCGCTGGTAGTTGCTGGAGCTGCAGCTATGTTCTTTGTTTGA
- a CDS encoding hypothetical protein (EggNog:ENOG503P3DR) produces MASPDSSPHDLDHDSQTPEQEEISTSPWAITSPLIPDPSVPPTLAIKNNSRINRPLATHSSLSPSSYTAYLRHVQYGTYHSLPSCLLALDFTFRFPTTSTSRFSSAEITLTFTHTTSPSKPSLPSASPSYDPIISNFAPVSIIGPPQTRTNSNTFEIAAPLTLFDTPFGLGPSVGVTPRWAKETTKMEEGQAELHGYLAQDDDHDEGANSVAWDMAENPVSKGGIFRSFRGVVLLTLPRPGEPFWMKVEVKPVVKFSLDPKRWLAQRLIGKRDDPILLDGKTGLGDSVCHGFEAFDAEDFPWGAVLKGPGQLGET; encoded by the coding sequence atggCCTCTCCAGACTCCTCCCCTCACGACCTCGACCATgactcccaaacccccgaacaagaagaaatctccacctccccctgggccatcacctccccccttaTTCCCGACCCTTCTGTTCCCCCAACCCTCGCGATTAAAAACAACTCCCGCATCAACCGCCCCCTAGCGacccactcctccctctcccccagtTCCTACACCGCCTACCTCCGCCACGTCCAATACGGCACCTAtcactccctcccctcctgccTCCTAGCCCTAGACTTCACCTTCCgcttccccaccacctccacctcccgcttctcctcggcaGAAATaaccctcaccttcacccacaccacctccccatccaaaccctccctcccctcagcctccccaagctacgaccccatcatctccaacttCGCCCCCgtctccatcatcggccCCCCACAAACAAGAACAAACTCCAACACCTTTGAAATCGCCGCTCCCTTGACCCTATTCGACACCCCCTTTGGCCTCGGCCCTTCCGTCGGCGTCACACCCCGCTGGGCCAAGGAAACGACCAAGATGGAAGAAGGCCAGGCAGAGCTGCACGGGTATCTAGCTCAAGACGATGACCATGACGAGGGCGCGAACTCGGTAGCGTGGGATATGGCTGAGAACCCTGTTAGCAAAGGGGGGATATTCCGCTCGTTtcggggggtggttttgctgaCCCTGCCGAGGCCGGGAGAGCCGTTTTGGATGAAGGTCGAGGTTAAGCCTGTGGTGAAATTCAGCTTGGATCCAAAAAGGTGGTTGGCGCAGAGGTTGATCGGAAAGAGGGATGACCCGATACTGCTGGATGGGAAGACAGGGTTGGGGGACTCGGTTTGTCATGGGTTTGAGGCTTTTGATGCGGAGGATTTTCCGTGGGGTGCTGTGCTGAAGGGGCCGGGACAGTTGGGTGAGACTTGA
- a CDS encoding hypothetical protein (COG:S; EggNog:ENOG503NUCN), with protein sequence MEQHIEETKATIRGHRSRGTFAEGHEFIRALPEEIRSLPSVTIEIAQLYLVQGRYTLAAKTCEDQPSASGEERAVLDLLQAFIGIGRYSKLRTALRIAQEIGEAWHLTGRDEESKLSQQLQAVTIKDSEGEASPLTENRVLMVHWYWKIQVVAGEQGLLHDKQTKAAAVAGLAPVLRQVLSEGRFREARFLIYSKAHLLEDTDQAIEELCGFLEYLTDPAFIIERAFTLVDLAGLQLKSDSEAVLAQAAENFKLAKDIFTQRGHTFGNIDIDLLQISADKTISAGERFLAKTKIADRYFEVHQYQNGIRCLAVAISPDMIVDTYYEDVVRSLELLDRMINECGSEILKQLSLLHSVCQASLKAPEYGFALQSLESYFCNVPEEISPKFHSYMGVILGSVYSKFGETEKAVRVTRQALEISMSCASYVDQSDAATQVGHHMLNLAREHPEGSEEFMEMTSSAVDFLKEWANKDAEHGHADGEALKCLFIAEWDSDGQRWMERVKKHIPDSADALARIPVVDLELRLLMRQGRFSDGLALSTQLVEQLQRLTDVPPFKKAQTLLNACIQAFVCVQSTFRQDKALAPEESQSAVKLLWAALQHSYDALQLYRQANGVELVVDCTLFVWEIINLAVLTMSDDGRHGLLTAFMGDMTQTERLCDSMRQSVLSVAGLQSLMHKRFLVSKKASLKLYSVAVELALKLHDPAGAWLWLQKGKARAFADALGADCILPQRLVDQISKDHTAYELLKAEQSILELLQESNVNHVVASRRLAALKKKMEEHPLLVEAAKLRGQLLDLDLGTDELKQALQATGLAADRVKFVDWHVPTLANTSNQNIRLFVRQLDGTTYTQQLPLNIHQVKDWIAKTLAYPEMATPPLARKTGNQLLKKMNGLVEGLLEFTSEGDLLILSPSGPLNSIPLHALEVGKQPLVERNLVVNASSVATLGQCLLRISPAPPTDGQPRQSYGAKYFAVYEEPDRLLEREQIFHHIESLPGAFPGTVAVGSQVTKPRFLQECATANWIHYHGHARYSNQDILKSSLVLSDGTDILSHDSNTGNGDGDLTVDAEADFLETVEAEYNDDNNDEDAVDNSEGIDELLVSELFEATLPRGGVHFTIIACDSGTQDIAPGDEPLGIIPALLYAGATSVLGCQWPIDSRAGRAFSEAFYQEVASRQTGGAVNLASALRSTVMRMRRGELGAEFKQAYYWAPLVLNTSPAFQNIPRMTTTEACRGLHRIVPVDDAPDDATIDIIAIHGLGTESPRTWEFKKRNGDGVVNLLSDADMLPAALPKARIYTYDWNANYFANAPVQTLLGHADTLLGLIAEGRGSQTRPIIFVASCFGGLILAEAQWQVLVAGIMGKQASDQLIKDLEQKHDFVRQRVQKFAEIANAEAVRLPLNCFFETRKTKILKRILPSEWANRLSIGITRKILVTESSACLHGFPRRGLDATHSGMNKFKGPECPNFKLVKDAVQQFSGNASDVLKRRENSTVKGHWIVRFGRNKEFVGRESILEELFKRVLPSGDEDDCQRTAIEGLGGVGKTQIALETAYRIRDVQPECSVFWVPAVDATAFENAYRAIGQQLKVPGIDEEKADVKALIKSALGRENIGNWLLIIDNADDEKLLFGDTALADYLPFSRKGSILFTTRNHKLGLRLVESENHIIAVEEMSRDEALKLLGKNLKGSQMSDIRSNNALLEFLTNLPLAIRQASAYIAKEQISTARYLKLCNSSDEDMVKLLSSHFDDRHRYKNIHNAVATTWLISFQQISDHDALAADYLRFLCFLAGKDIPHSLLPPAGTLETVEAIGTLKAYAFISQQNESDSYDIHRLVQISMLSWLDGKGERQEWTAKVLERLDDIFRWPKHENREEWIRYLPHTQHALQLRKGTDDEEATTGPLSKVGESFRNLGKYKEAEQMHRQALQLREKVLGKEHPHTLTSMNHLAVVLHSQGKYEEAEQIHRQVLQLREKVLGKEHPDTLGSMNNLASVLHSQGKYEEAEQIHRQALQLREKVLGKEYPDTLGSMNNLAIVLGSQGKYEEAEQIHRQALQLSEKVLGKEHPGTLGSMNNLASVLNSQGKYEEAGQIHRQALQLSQKVSEIR encoded by the exons ATGGAGCAACATATCGAGGAAACAAAAGCCACCATCCGAGGTCATCGATCACGAGGAACATTCGCAGAAGGCCATGAGTTTATCAGGGCCCTGCCCGAAGAGATCCGGTCTCTCCCGAGCGTTACAATCGAAATTGCCCAACTTTACCTGGTTCAGGGTCGGTACACGCTGGCCGCAAAAACATGTGAAGATCAACCATCGGCCTCTGGAGAGGAGCGTGCTGTTCTTGACCTTCTGCAGGCTTTCATCGGCATAGGGAGATACTCGAAGCTCAGGACCGCGCTGAGGATTGCACAAGAGATTGGAGAGGCGTGGCATCTCACCGGCCGAGATGAGGAATCCAAGCTTTCGCAACAGCTGCAAGCCGTGACTATCAAAGACTCGGAAGGGGAAGCTTCTCCGTTAACAGAAAACAGA GTTCTCATGGTCCATTGGTACTGGAAGATCCAAGTGGTTGCCGGCGAGCAGGGACTGCTTCATGATAAACAGACCAAAGCTGCGGCTGTGGCCGGTCTGGCCCCTGTCCTGCGACAAGTCCTATCAGAGGGTCGTTTTCGGGAAGCCAGGTTTCTCATCTACTCCAAGGCACATCTCCTGGAGGATACCGACCAGGCGATAGAGGAGCTGTGCGGCTTCCTCGAGTACTTGACAGATCCAGCATTCATCATCGAAAGGGCTTTCACCCTGGTAGACTTGGCCGGCTTGCAGTTGAAGTCAGACAGCGAAGCTGTGCTAGCGCAAGCGGCGGAAAACTTCAAGCTCGCCAAAGATATATTCACACAACGTGGCCATACATTTGGTAATATCGACATTGATTTGCTTCAAATCTCTGCCGACAAAACCATCTCAGCGGGCGAAAGGTTTctggccaagaccaagattGCCGATCGTTACTTTGAAGTCCACCAGTATCAAAACGGCATCCGTTGCCTCGCGGTAGCCATTTCACCGGACATGATCGTTGACACCTACTATGAAGACGTCGTCAGGTCCCTTGAGCTGCTGGACCGGATGATCAACGAGTGTGGCAGCGAGATATTGAAGCAGTTATCCCTACTCCATTCCGTCTGTCAAGCAAGTCTCAAGGCGCCAGAATACGGATTTGCCTTGCAGTCTCTGGAGTCCTATTTCTGCAACGTACCAGAGGAGATCAGCCCCAAGTTTCATTCGTACATGGGTGTCATTCTGGGCTCGGTGTATTCCAAGTTTGGGGAAACCGAAAAGGCCGTCCGGGTTACAAGGCAGGCTTTGGAAATTTCCATGTCATGTGCGTCCTACGTTGACCAATCTGATGCAGCAACTCAGGTTGGGCATCACATGTTGAACTTAGCTAGGGAACATCCCGAAGGGTCGGAAGAATTCATGGAGATGACCTCCTCTGCTGTGGACTTTCTGAAAGAATGGGCAAACAAGGATGCTGAGCACGGTCATGCGGATGGCGAGGCATTGAAATGTCTCTTCATCGCCGAATGGGACAGCGACGGCCAAAGGTGGATGGAACGGGTCAAGAAACACATCCCTGATTCAGCTGATGCTCTGGCAAGGATTCCGGTTGTGGATTTGGAGCTGCGTCTTCTCATGCGTCAAGGAAGATTCTCCGATGGCCTAGCACTCTCTACTCAACTTGTGGAACAGCTACAGAGGCTTACAGATGTGCCGCCATTCAAGAAGGCGCAGACACTTTTGAACGCTTGTATTCAAGCCTTCGTTTGTGTTCAGAGTACCTTTCGTCAAGACAAAGCGTTGGCCCCTGAGGAATCCCAGTCGGCCGTGAAGCTTCTATGGGCCGCATTGCAGCACTCGTACGATGCTCTACAGTTATACCGGCAAGCGAACGGGGTTGAGCTGGTCGTTGACTGCACCCTCTTTGTATGGGAGATCATAAACTTGGCTGTATTGACAATGTCGGATGATGGACGTCATGGACTGCTTACCGCTTTCATGGGGGATATGACACAAACCGAAAGGCTTTGTGATAGCATGAGGCAAAGCGTATTGTCGGTTGCAGGACTCCAGAGTCTCATGCATAAGAGATTTCTTGTGTCAAAGAAGGCCAGCCTCAAACTCTACAGTGTCGCAGTGGAGCTTGCTTTGAAATTGCACGACCCAGCTGGCGCCTGGCTTTGGTTGCAGAAAGGAAAGGCTAGAGCATTTGCCGATGCCCTGGGTGCTGACTGCATCCTCCCTCAGAGGCTCGTGGATCAGATCAGCAAAGATCACACCGCTTATGAACTCCTCAAGGCGGAGCAGAGCattctcgagcttcttcaggAGTCCAACGTCAACCATGTTGTTGCCTCACGCCGGTTGGCAGCGTTGAAAAAGAAGATGGAAGAACATCCGCTCTTGGTCGAGGCCGCTAAGCTCAGAGGCCAGCTGTTGGATTTGGACCTTGGAACTGATGAGTTGAAACAAGCTCTGCAAGCAACAGGTCTCGCGGCTGACAGAGTCAAGTTTGTCGATTGGCATGTCCCTACGTTGGCCAACACTTCAAATCAAAACATTCGCCTCTTTGTACGTCAGTTGGATGGCACCACCTACACGCAGCAACTGCCGCTCAACATTCATCAAGTAAAAGATTGGATAGCCAAGACCCTTGCATATCCCGAGATGGCTACGCCACCACTGGCAAGAAAGACGGGAAACCAACtgctcaagaagatgaaCGGCTTGGTTGAAGGCTTGCTTGAGTTTACATCGGAAGGCGACCTGTTGATCCTATCGCCGTCTGGTCCCTTGAACAGCATACCATTGCATGCACTGGAAGTTGGCAAGCAGCCCTTGGTTGAGAGGAATCTTGTCGTGAACGCCTCCAGTGTTGCTACGCTCGGTCAGTGTCTGCTTCGGAtatcaccagcaccaccgacaGACGGACAACCTCGACAATCATACGGCGCCAAGTATTTTGCTGTGTACGAGGAACCTGACAGGTTACTGGAACGAGAACAAATCTTTCACCATATCGAATCACTCCCCGGAGCGTTTCCGGGTACTGTCGCCGTTGGGTCTCAGGTGACAAAGCCTCGCTTTCTCCAGGAGTGTGCAACCGCCAACTGGATTCATTATCACGGCCATGCTCGCTATAGTAACCAGGACATCCTAAAGTCATCCCTGGTGCTCAGCGATGGAACAGACATCCTCAGCCACGATAGCAATACCGGAAATGGGGATGGAGATCTGACAGTCGACGCCGAGGCAGACTTTCTCGAGACGGTTGAAGCGGAATACAATGATGACAACAATGATGAGGACGCTGTTGACAATAGCGAAGGAATAGACGAGCTTCTCGTCTCGGAGTTGTTCGAAGCCACACTCCCCCGAGGTGGCGTCCACTTCACCATCATTGCCTGTGACTCTGGCACGCAGGACATTGCACCCGGTGATGAACCGCTGGGAATTATACCGGCGCTGCTCTATGCGGGCGCCACGTCTGTGCTGGGTTGCCAGTGGCCTATCGATAGTCGGGCGGGGAGAGCTTTCAGTGAGGCGTTTTATCAGGAGGTCGCGAGCAGACAGACTGGCGGAGCTGTCAACTTGGCCAGTGCTCTGAGGTCTACGGTGATGAGaatgagaaggggggagttgggagcAGAGTTTAAACAGGCGTATTACTGGGCGCC CCTGGTGCTCAATACGAGCCCCGCTTTTCAGAATATTCCTAGGATGACCACGACAGAG GCTTGCAGGGGACTCCACCGGATCGTCCCAGTCGACGACGCTCCCGACGACGCGACGATCGA TATTATCGCAATCCACGGGTTGGGCACCGAGTCGCCGCGGACATGGGAGtttaagaaaagaaatggggatggggttgtgaacTTGCTGTCGGACGCCGacatgctgccggcagcCCTACCAAAGGCCCGCATATATACGTACGACTGGAATGCAAACTACTTCGCAAATGCACCCGTGCAGACGCTGCTCGGCCATGCCGATACGCTACTCGGTCTTATCGCCGAAGGCCGTGGTTCGCAAACGCGACCGATTATCTTCGTCGcctcttgttttggagggcttaTTCTGGCCGAG GCTCAgtggcaggtgctggttgcCGGCATTATGGGAAAGCAGGCCTCTGACCAACTCATAAAAGACCTTGAGCAGAAACACGACTTCGTCCGCCAGCGCGTTCAGAAGTTCGCCGAGATCGCTAATGCTGAGGCAGTGCGACTACCCCTGAATTGCTTTTTCGAGACCAGGAAGACGAAGATACTAAAACGCATTCTACCGTCGGAGTGGGCGAATCGCCTATCAATAGGTATTACCCGCAAAATT CTTGTGACGGAGTCTTCGGCCTGCCTGCATGGTTTCCCTCGCCGAGGCCTGGATGCGACCCATTCAGGGATGAATAAATTTAAGGGTCCAGAATGCCCCAACTTCAAACTAGTTAAAGATGCGGTCCAGCAATTCTCGGGAAACGCATCGGATGTTTTGAAACGGCGGGAGAACT CTACCGTGAAGGGACACTGGATCGTCCGGTTCGGACGTAATAAGGAATTCGTCGGGCGTGAATCAATTCTCGAAGAACTTTTTAAGAGGGTTCTTCCTAGtggagacgaagatgacTGCCAACGGACCGCCATCGAAGGtctggggggggttggaaagacGCAAATAGCGCTGGAGACCGCTTATCGCATTCGCGACGTGCAGCCGGAATGCTCGGTCTTTTGGGTTCCCGCTGTTGATGCCACCGCTTTCGAGAATGCATACCGCGCTATCGGCCAGCAGCTCAAGGTACCGGGAatcgacgaagaaaaagcagatgTCAAGGCACTTATTAAGTCCGCATTGGGCCGCGAGAATATAGGTAACTGGCTTTTAATTATCGATAACGCCGACGATGAAAAGCTACTTTTTGGGGATACCGCCCTTGCCGACTATCTTCCATTCAGCCGGAAAGGATCTATTCTTTTCACAACTCGAAACCACAAACTTGGATTAAGGCTGGTCGAGTCTGAAAATCATATTATCgcagttgaagaaatgaGCAGAGACGAGGCCCTTAAGCTATTAGGGAAAAACCTGAAAGGCTCTCAGATGAGCGATATAAGAAGCAATAATGCGTTGCTAGAGTTTCTTActaacctccctctggcAATACGGCAAGCGTCTGCTTATATAGCCAAGGAGCAGATCTCGACTGCGCGGTACCTCAAGCTATGCAACtccagtgatgaggatatggttAAGTTGTTGAGTAGtcactttgacgaccgaCACCGATATAAGAACATTCACAATGCTGTCGCCACAACTTGGCTGATTTCGTTCCAGCAAATCTCAGATCACGACGCGCTGGCGGCTGACTACCTCAGATTTCTGTGCTTTCTAGCCGGGAAGGATATTCCGCACTCcctgttgccgccggcggggaCGCTAGAGACTGTTGAAGCAATCGGGACCTTGAAGGCGTATGCATTTATCTCCCAACAGAATGAGTCGGATAGCTACGATATCCATCGGCTAGTTCAGATATCGATGCTGAGCTGGTtagatggaaagggagagcgaCAGGAATGGACGGCCAAAGTGTTAGAACGGCTTGACGATATATTTCGTTGGCCTAAACACGAAAACCGAGAAGAGTGGATAAGGTATCTTCCTCATACGCAACATGCTCTTCAACTACGGAAGGGaacagatgacgaggaagcgaCAACAGGTCCTCTTTCCAAAGTGGGTGAAAGCTTTCGCAATTTAGGGAAGTataaggaggccgagcagatgcatcggcaggcgctgcagctaagggagaaggtgttgggcaaggagcatccccacacgctcaccagcatgaaccaccttgcggttgtgcttcatagccaggggaagtatgaggaggccgagcagatacatcggcaggtGCTGCAGCTacgggagaaggtgttgggcaaggagcatcctgacacgcttggcagcatgaacaaccttgcgagtgtgcttcatagccaggggaagtatgaggaggccgagcagatacatcggcaggcgctgcagctacgggagaaggtgttgggcaaggagtACCCTGACACGCTTggtagcatgaacaaccttgcgatTGTGCTcggtagccaggggaagtatgaagaggccgagcagatacatcggcaggcgctgcagctaagcgagaaggtgttgggcaaggagcatcctggcACGCTTggtagcatgaacaaccttgcgagtgtgcttaatagccaggggaagtatgaaGAGGCCGggcagatacatcggcaggcgctgcagctatctcaGAAGGTGTCGGAGATCAGATGA